A genomic region of Dreissena polymorpha isolate Duluth1 chromosome 4, UMN_Dpol_1.0, whole genome shotgun sequence contains the following coding sequences:
- the LOC127879629 gene encoding tRNA-uridine aminocarboxypropyltransferase 2-like isoform X3, whose translation MLKQSLVEGKCHIIRGKKFGPKRRYEECLNLAEVLRSPNTLLLFPGDDAVDVQVLPSNQSYNLVVIDGTWSQARGMYANNELLKLPKKVQIASDRKSLYVIRTQPTDTSLSTLESVAIALATLERRPELVQVLTAPLEALCEFQLSHGAVPHQSKEYRIAHGQWTKMLPKSLQRRLERERRLEIEKQTPTLKSVFSGDSNDSVRESVHCVGKGLPVDSNDSVRESVHSVGKGLLVDNEESDVDKPLAGCFNTDCDIDVDNSLVICQLDISEHDDVKHVLSEKELDSVVRKCEQTCALPCS comes from the exons ATGTTGAAGCAGAGCCTGGTTGAGGGGAAGTGTCATATTATACGTGGAAAAAAGTTTGGACCAAAAAGAAG GTATGAGGAGTGTCTCAACCTTGCAGAAGTGTTGCGCAGTCCAAACACCTTGCTATTGTTCCCAGGGGATGATGCAGTTGACGTGCAAGTGTTGCCAAGTAATCAATCCTACAATTTGGTGGTCATTGATGGAACCTGGTCACAAGCCAGGGGAATGTATGCAAACAACGAGCTGTTGAAACTACCAAAAAAG GTGCAGATAGCAAGTGACAGGAAGAGTCTCTATGTGATCCGCACACAGCCCACTGACACATCTCTCTCCACCCTGGAGTCTGTTGCCATAGCATTGGCAACCTTGGAAAGACGACCTGAACTTGTCCAG GTTCTGACAGCTCCATTGGAGGCCTTGTGTGAATTTCAGCTGAGTCATGGAGCTGTTCCCCACCAGAGCAAGGAGTACAGGATAGCCCATGGTCAGTGGACAAAGATGCTGCCCAAGAGTCTTCAGAGGCGTCTTGAGCGGGAAAGAAGACTAGAAATAGAGAAACAGACGCCTACACTGAAATCTGTCTTTTCTGGGGATTCAAATGATAGTGTCAGGGAAAGTGTGCATTGTGTGGGGAAGGGTCTACCAGTTGATTCAAATGATAGTGTCAGGGAAAGTGTGCACAGTGTGGGGAAGGGTCTATTGGTTGATAATGAGGAATCTGATGTAGACAAGCCTTTAGCTGGTTGTTTTAACACTGACTGTGATATTGATGTTGATAATTCTCTTGTGATTTGTCAATTGGATATTAGTGAGCATGACGATGTTAAGCATGTTTTAAGTGAAAAAGAATTAGACTCTGTTGTTAGAAAATGTGAACAAACATGTGCACTGCCCTGTAGTTGA
- the LOC127879629 gene encoding tRNA-uridine aminocarboxypropyltransferase 2-like isoform X2: MMENTTAFSAQNKYNTDDRPATVCWCPFLPEEKISTLTTVYILQHPQEELRKLKTAPMLKQSLVEGKCHIIRGKKFGPKRRYEECLNLAEVLRSPNTLLLFPGDDAVDVQVLPSNQSYNLVVIDGTWSQARGMYANNELLKLPKKVQIASDRKSLYVIRTQPTDTSLSTLESVAIALATLERRPELVQVLTAPLEALCEFQLSHGAVPHQSKEYRIAHGQWTKMLPKSLQRRLERERRLEIEKQTPTLKSVFSGDSNDSVRESVHCVGKGLPVDSNDSVRESVHSVGKGLLVDNEESDVDKPLAGCFNTDCDIDVDNSLVICQLDISEHDDVKHVLSEKELDSVVRKCEQTCALPCS; encoded by the exons TCGTCCAGCCACAGTTTGTTGGTGCCCATTTCTTCCGGAAGAGAAAATCAGCACTTTGACTACAGTGTATATACTTCAGCATCCCCAAGAG GAACTGAGAAAACTAAAGACTGCACCAATGTTGAAGCAGAGCCTGGTTGAGGGGAAGTGTCATATTATACGTGGAAAAAAGTTTGGACCAAAAAGAAG GTATGAGGAGTGTCTCAACCTTGCAGAAGTGTTGCGCAGTCCAAACACCTTGCTATTGTTCCCAGGGGATGATGCAGTTGACGTGCAAGTGTTGCCAAGTAATCAATCCTACAATTTGGTGGTCATTGATGGAACCTGGTCACAAGCCAGGGGAATGTATGCAAACAACGAGCTGTTGAAACTACCAAAAAAG GTGCAGATAGCAAGTGACAGGAAGAGTCTCTATGTGATCCGCACACAGCCCACTGACACATCTCTCTCCACCCTGGAGTCTGTTGCCATAGCATTGGCAACCTTGGAAAGACGACCTGAACTTGTCCAG GTTCTGACAGCTCCATTGGAGGCCTTGTGTGAATTTCAGCTGAGTCATGGAGCTGTTCCCCACCAGAGCAAGGAGTACAGGATAGCCCATGGTCAGTGGACAAAGATGCTGCCCAAGAGTCTTCAGAGGCGTCTTGAGCGGGAAAGAAGACTAGAAATAGAGAAACAGACGCCTACACTGAAATCTGTCTTTTCTGGGGATTCAAATGATAGTGTCAGGGAAAGTGTGCATTGTGTGGGGAAGGGTCTACCAGTTGATTCAAATGATAGTGTCAGGGAAAGTGTGCACAGTGTGGGGAAGGGTCTATTGGTTGATAATGAGGAATCTGATGTAGACAAGCCTTTAGCTGGTTGTTTTAACACTGACTGTGATATTGATGTTGATAATTCTCTTGTGATTTGTCAATTGGATATTAGTGAGCATGACGATGTTAAGCATGTTTTAAGTGAAAAAGAATTAGACTCTGTTGTTAGAAAATGTGAACAAACATGTGCACTGCCCTGTAGTTGA